Within Verrucomicrobiota bacterium, the genomic segment TCTGCTACTAACTCCGATCCCATACGGAACATTTGCGCGGGAAGAGGTAATTTCTTCTCGTCCATAAAGTTCTCGCTTGCTCCAATTACTTTTTCCTTATTTACAAGTCTTTGGATCACTTGACGCGCATAGATCGTTCTATCCGCTTTCAAAACAGTAAACAGATAATCCGTTACTGTTTGGGGGCTATAACCTCCAGATCCTCCACCAGAAGATCCACCACATGCACTCAGCGCCACTATGCCTGCGACTACTCCGAGCATAGATACTATCGTGATAGCTTTTTTACTTATTTTTCTCATTGATTACTCCTATTTTTTTCGTGTTCCTTTTTCTCTAACTCCCGCTTGTATGCCATATCGATACTCTCGATATGA encodes:
- a CDS encoding DUF3365 domain-containing protein → MRKISKKAITIVSMLGVVAGIVALSACGGSSGGGSGGYSPQTVTDYLFTVLKADRTIYARQVIQRLVNKEKVIGASENFMDEKKLPLPAQMFRMGSELVAENPDAGFTYSLQSLWPINKTNAAGQTPMEKEGLQYLVDNPGENFYGEEELGGKKYFTAIYPDSAVSPACVTCHNDHKDSPKTNFELGDVMGGVVIRIPLQ